The following proteins are co-located in the Neomonachus schauinslandi chromosome 8, ASM220157v2, whole genome shotgun sequence genome:
- the LOC110586717 gene encoding DLA class II histocompatibility antigen, DR-1 beta chain has product MVCLCFLGGSWMTALTLILIVLSPPLAWARDTPPHFVEQYKAECHYSNGTERVRLLTRSIYNGEEDVRFDSDVGEFRPVTELGRPDAQYWNSQKDILEQKRAAVDTVCRHNYRVVESFMVQRRVEPTVTVYPTKTQPLQHHNLLVCSVNGFYPGHIEVRWFRNGQEEEAGVVSTGLIRNGDWTFQTLVMLETVPQSGEVYTCQVEHPSLTSPVTVEWRAQSESAQSKMLSGIGGFVLGLLFLVVGLFIYFRNQKGHSGLQPTGLLS; this is encoded by the exons ATGGTGTGTCTGTGTTTCCTTGGAGGCTCCTGGATGACAGCTTTGACGTTGATACTGATTGTGCTGAGCCCTCCCTTGGCTTGGGCTAGGGACACCCCAC CTCATTTCGTGGAGCAGTATAAGGCCGAGTGTCATTATTCCAACGGGACGGAGCGGGTGCGGCTCCTGACCAGATCAATCTATAACGGGGAGGAGGACGTGCGCTTCGACAGCGACGTGGGGGAGTTCCGGCCGGTGACGGAGCTGGGGCGGCCGGACGCTCAGTACTGGAACAGCCAGAAGGACATCTTGGAGCAGAAGCGGGCCGCGGTGGACACGGTGTGCAGACACAACTACCGGGTGGTTGAGAGCTTCATGGTGCAGCGGCGAG TTGAGCCTACAGTGACTGTGTATCCTACAAAGACCCAGCCCCTGCAGCACCACAACCTCCTGGTCTGCTCTGTGAATGGTTTCTATCCAGGCCACATTGAAGTCAGGTGGTTTCGGAATGGCCAGGAAGAGGAGGCTGGGGTCGTGTCCACAGGCCTGATCCGGAATGGAGACTGGACCTTCCAGACCCTGGTGATGCTGGAGACAGTTCCTCAGAGTGGAGAGGTCTACACCTGCCAAGTGGAGCACCCAAGCTTGACGAGCCCTGTCACCGTGGAATGGA GGGCACAGTCTGAGTCTGCACAGAGCAAGATGCTGAGTGGAATCGGAGGCTTTGTTCTGGGTCTGCTCTTCCTCGTGGTGGGGCTGTTCATCTACTTCCGGAATCAGAAGG